The following are from one region of the Staphylococcus schleiferi genome:
- a CDS encoding alpha/beta fold hydrolase — translation MWKWETDNKAKGVIVIVHNMLEHTGRYAYVITHLKRNGYHVIMGDLPGQGQTSRMNKGQIESFEIYQERVLEWIEIAEAYHLPTFIIGVGLGGLICVNLLEKVQLDIEGLILISPLMAFHNSNKTRKNFLTANIGDVSKSAKFDLGFQVTDLTRNPEVQEETLNDAMMLKKVSYHWYKEVIRTMKETADHMNQFMCIPMCVMYGTEDVISDTKVTYQFVNNLNYDELYFKAWEGLAHEIHNEPEREAVMRYILSFLNNKVFAAGYLIDDENSIK, via the coding sequence ATGTGGAAATGGGAAACAGATAATAAAGCTAAAGGCGTCATCGTTATTGTTCATAATATGTTAGAACATACAGGAAGATACGCCTATGTCATCACACATTTAAAACGTAATGGTTATCATGTGATTATGGGCGATTTACCTGGACAAGGCCAAACGTCACGTATGAATAAGGGCCAAATCGAAAGCTTTGAAATCTATCAAGAACGGGTACTTGAGTGGATTGAAATTGCAGAAGCGTATCATCTTCCTACATTTATTATTGGGGTCGGATTAGGTGGGCTCATTTGTGTCAATTTATTAGAAAAAGTGCAACTTGATATTGAAGGATTGATTTTAATTTCGCCATTGATGGCTTTTCATAATAGTAATAAGACACGTAAAAATTTCTTAACAGCGAACATTGGAGATGTCTCTAAAAGTGCCAAATTTGATCTCGGATTTCAAGTCACTGATTTGACTCGAAATCCTGAAGTTCAAGAAGAAACATTAAATGATGCAATGATGTTGAAGAAAGTAAGTTACCATTGGTACAAAGAAGTGATTAGAACAATGAAAGAAACTGCGGATCATATGAATCAATTCATGTGTATTCCTATGTGCGTCATGTATGGTACAGAAGATGTGATTTCAGATACGAAAGTAACTTATCAATTTGTGAATAATCTTAATTACGATGAGCTTTATTTTAAAGCGTGGGAAGGGTTAGCGCATGAAATTCATAATGAACCTGAACGTGAAGCCGTTATGCGTTATATCCTCAGCTTTTTAAATAATAAAGTTTTCGCAGCAGGATATTTAATCGACGATGAAAATAGTATTAAGTAA
- a CDS encoding class I SAM-dependent methyltransferase, with the protein MIVERILPFAKSLIQSHITPESVVIDATCGNGYDTLFLAQAVPSGHVYGCDIQATAIENTAKKVADFKNVSLYQTGHEKITQYISEKHHNRIHAALFNLGYLPKGDKSIVTRPSTTIQAIEHIFELLQPQGIIVLAVYPGHDEGYEESQALLQYLTAFDQQKAHILKYEFINQQNRPPFIIGIEKR; encoded by the coding sequence ATGATCGTTGAACGTATCCTCCCATTCGCAAAATCACTCATCCAAAGTCATATTACACCCGAAAGCGTTGTAATTGATGCAACTTGTGGAAATGGTTATGACACGCTTTTTCTAGCACAGGCCGTCCCTTCCGGTCATGTGTATGGCTGTGACATTCAAGCAACGGCAATTGAAAATACCGCGAAGAAAGTTGCCGATTTTAAAAATGTGTCACTTTACCAAACGGGTCATGAAAAAATTACCCAATATATTTCAGAGAAACATCACAATCGCATACATGCTGCACTTTTTAATTTAGGTTATTTACCTAAAGGAGATAAATCTATTGTCACACGGCCTTCAACGACAATTCAAGCGATAGAGCACATTTTTGAACTTTTGCAACCTCAAGGTATCATCGTGTTAGCGGTATATCCTGGGCACGATGAAGGTTATGAAGAAAGTCAAGCGCTATTGCAATATTTAACAGCATTTGATCAGCAAAAAGCACATATCTTGAAATACGAATTCATCAATCAACAAAATCGTCCCCCTTTTATTATAGGCATTGAAAAAAGATAA
- a CDS encoding L-lactate dehydrogenase, protein MGKNSNKVVLVGNGAVGASYAFTMVSQGVADELVIIDINKDKVLGDVLDLNHGAPYAESPVKVKAGEYSDCGDADLIVICAGAPQKVGETRLDLVEKNAKIYKDIITSIMDSGFDGIFLIAANPVDILSYVTLRYSGLPKHKVIGSGTILDTARFKHLISEAFDVAPSSVHANIIGEHGDSEVPVWSSATIAGVSIYDELKNDPSKSHLIEDIYVQTRDAAYDIIKAKGATYYGVAMGLMHISKAILKNQNTVLTVSSYLEGEYGHSGVYTGVPTVINGEGATHIVETPLNEEEKEKFEKSVNILKNMQQSIDHLFD, encoded by the coding sequence ATGGGAAAAAACAGTAATAAAGTCGTATTAGTTGGTAATGGCGCAGTTGGCGCGAGTTATGCATTTACAATGGTAAGTCAAGGCGTCGCTGATGAATTAGTCATTATCGACATTAATAAAGACAAAGTACTTGGTGATGTACTTGATTTAAATCACGGCGCGCCATATGCTGAATCACCTGTAAAAGTTAAAGCAGGTGAATATAGCGATTGTGGTGACGCTGATCTTATTGTGATTTGCGCAGGTGCTCCACAAAAAGTCGGTGAAACACGATTAGACCTCGTAGAGAAAAATGCTAAAATTTATAAAGATATTATCACTTCCATTATGGACAGTGGTTTCGATGGTATCTTCCTTATTGCTGCTAATCCTGTTGATATTTTATCTTATGTAACGCTTAGATATTCTGGTTTACCTAAGCATAAAGTCATCGGTTCAGGCACAATTTTAGATACTGCACGCTTTAAACATTTAATTAGTGAAGCATTTGACGTTGCACCAAGCAGTGTTCATGCGAATATTATTGGTGAACACGGTGATTCTGAAGTTCCAGTATGGTCAAGTGCAACAATTGCAGGTGTTTCAATTTATGATGAATTGAAAAATGATCCTTCAAAATCACATCTAATTGAAGATATTTACGTACAAACACGTGATGCTGCATACGATATTATCAAAGCAAAAGGTGCAACGTATTATGGTGTAGCTATGGGATTAATGCACATTTCTAAAGCGATTTTGAAAAATCAAAATACAGTTTTAACAGTATCAAGTTACTTAGAAGGTGAGTATGGCCATAGTGGTGTATACACAGGTGTGCCAACAGTAATTAATGGTGAAGGCGCAACACACATCGTTGAAACACCTTTAAATGAAGAAGAAAAAGAAAAATTTGAAAAATCAGTGAATATCTTAAAAAATATGCAACAATCTATCGATCATCTTTTTGATTAA
- a CDS encoding MDR family MFS transporter, with amino-acid sequence MKMPKEIWWLVIGMAINITGASFLWPLNTIYMSQALGKSLSTAGVVLMVNSFGMIAGNLLGGTLFDKLGGYRTIMLGTIISLCATLLLNLFHGWPWYAVWLIMLGFGGGMIIPAIYAMAGAVWPQGGRQTFNAIYLAQNIGVALGAALGGVVAELSFNYIFMANLAMYVVFFFIALFNFNMDYHATVKQHETIEEIAHLQNKKHFNALLLLCVMFACCWITYVQWQTTIASFTQSIGISMSQYSLLWTINGVLILIGQPLITPIVQFFKGQLKKQLYFGLFVFILSFLVTSFAKSFSIYVVGIVIMTFAEMFVWPAVPTIANALAPKGRQGVYQGIVNSASTVGKAFGPLIGGILVDLYNMQVMFLSMIGLLVIAMIFLSIYDRKVDPKILYH; translated from the coding sequence ATGAAAATGCCAAAAGAAATATGGTGGCTTGTAATTGGTATGGCAATAAATATTACGGGAGCGAGTTTTTTATGGCCACTCAACACGATTTATATGAGTCAAGCTCTAGGTAAATCGTTAAGTACAGCCGGTGTTGTATTAATGGTGAATTCATTTGGTATGATAGCGGGTAACTTGTTAGGTGGAACTTTGTTTGATAAGTTGGGTGGCTATCGAACAATCATGCTGGGTACGATTATCAGTTTATGTGCAACCCTCCTATTGAATTTATTTCACGGATGGCCATGGTATGCAGTTTGGCTCATTATGCTTGGATTTGGAGGCGGTATGATTATTCCGGCTATTTATGCAATGGCAGGTGCTGTTTGGCCACAAGGTGGGAGACAAACATTTAATGCCATTTATTTAGCCCAAAATATCGGTGTTGCTTTAGGGGCAGCTTTAGGCGGTGTCGTAGCAGAACTTAGCTTTAATTATATATTTATGGCAAACCTTGCGATGTATGTTGTATTTTTCTTCATCGCTCTATTTAATTTCAACATGGATTACCATGCGACAGTTAAGCAACACGAAACGATTGAAGAAATTGCACATCTTCAGAATAAAAAGCATTTTAACGCACTTCTTTTATTGTGTGTCATGTTTGCTTGTTGTTGGATTACGTATGTTCAATGGCAAACAACGATTGCTTCATTTACACAAAGTATTGGCATTTCTATGAGTCAATATAGTTTATTATGGACCATTAACGGTGTTTTGATACTCATTGGTCAACCTTTAATTACACCCATCGTTCAATTTTTCAAAGGGCAGTTAAAAAAACAATTATATTTTGGTTTGTTCGTCTTTATATTATCCTTTTTAGTGACGAGTTTTGCCAAATCATTTTCAATTTATGTCGTAGGTATCGTCATTATGACGTTTGCGGAAATGTTTGTATGGCCTGCTGTCCCAACGATAGCAAATGCATTAGCACCAAAGGGTCGCCAAGGTGTCTATCAAGGTATCGTCAATTCAGCTTCGACTGTCGGTAAAGCTTTCGGTCCGCTAATCGGTGGGATATTAGTAGACCTCTATAATATGCAAGTGATGTTTTTATCTATGATAGGATTGTTAGTTATCGCAATGATTTTCTTGTCTATCTATGATAGAAAAGTGGATCCAAAGATTTTATATCATTAG
- a CDS encoding transcriptional regulator, SarA/Rot family, producing MAKKKNYQVSDIVLLDNLQKEVEYIFEAIEEKYHLSKEEFLILLTLWDKGSMTLKDIDHYVKVKTYKRTRTFNNLVELKWLVKERPSDDERTVIIHFNEEKEQDKQELINFACSEIENLEQNLKDLLNSIIHGCDI from the coding sequence ATGGCTAAAAAGAAAAACTATCAAGTAAGCGATATTGTGTTATTAGATAATCTTCAAAAAGAGGTTGAATATATTTTTGAAGCGATTGAGGAGAAGTATCATTTATCAAAAGAAGAATTTTTGATTTTACTTACACTTTGGGATAAGGGGTCAATGACATTAAAAGACATCGATCATTATGTCAAAGTCAAAACGTACAAACGGACAAGAACTTTCAACAATCTTGTAGAGTTGAAATGGCTAGTAAAAGAAAGACCATCTGATGATGAAAGAACAGTCATTATTCATTTTAATGAAGAAAAAGAACAAGATAAACAAGAATTGATTAACTTTGCGTGTAGTGAAATTGAAAACCTAGAACAAAACTTAAAAGATTTACTGAATTCCATTATACACGGTTGCGATATATAA
- a CDS encoding TIGR01212 family radical SAM protein (This family includes YhcC from E. coli K-12, an uncharacterized radical SAM protein.), translating to MGVYFPYAFNQKRYHTLNYLLKNKFNQKIFKVALDAGFDCPNRDGTVAHGGCTFCSAAGSGDFAGNRVDPIEVQFNEIKSRMHEKWHEGQYIAYFQAFTNTHAPVEVLREKFESALKQPGVVGLSIGTRPDCLPDDVVEYLAELNQRTYLWVELGLQTVHQSTSDLINRAHDMDCYYEGVAKLRKHNINVCSHIINGLPGEDYDMMMETAKTVAQMDVQGIKIHLLHLLKGTPMVKQYEKGLLNFMSKTEYIHLVCDQLEQLPPEMVVHRITGDGPIDLMIGPMWSVNKWEVLNDIDAELERRGTVQGQYYEAQVQL from the coding sequence ATGGGGGTTTATTTTCCATACGCATTTAATCAAAAACGCTATCACACATTAAACTATCTTCTAAAAAATAAATTTAATCAAAAAATATTCAAAGTGGCACTCGATGCCGGCTTCGATTGTCCAAATCGAGATGGAACTGTCGCACATGGCGGTTGTACATTTTGTTCTGCAGCGGGTAGCGGAGACTTTGCGGGTAATCGTGTTGATCCAATAGAAGTACAATTTAATGAAATAAAATCGCGCATGCATGAAAAATGGCATGAAGGCCAATATATTGCCTATTTCCAAGCATTCACTAATACACACGCACCTGTAGAAGTGCTCCGCGAAAAATTTGAAAGTGCTTTAAAACAACCTGGCGTCGTTGGTTTATCCATTGGAACACGTCCAGATTGTTTACCAGATGATGTTGTTGAATATTTAGCCGAATTGAATCAACGTACATATTTATGGGTCGAATTGGGTCTCCAAACGGTCCACCAGTCTACATCTGACTTAATCAATCGCGCACATGATATGGATTGTTACTATGAAGGTGTCGCTAAACTTAGAAAACATAATATCAATGTCTGCTCTCATATTATTAATGGGCTACCTGGTGAAGACTATGACATGATGATGGAAACTGCTAAAACTGTGGCACAAATGGATGTTCAAGGGATTAAGATTCACCTTCTCCATCTATTAAAAGGAACGCCAATGGTAAAACAGTATGAAAAAGGGTTACTTAATTTTATGTCTAAAACAGAATATATTCACTTAGTGTGTGACCAACTTGAACAACTGCCACCTGAAATGGTCGTTCATCGAATCACAGGTGATGGTCCGATTGATTTAATGATTGGACCAATGTGGAGTGTGAACAAATGGGAAGTATTGAATGATATTGATGCTGAACTTGAAAGACGTGGTACAGTACAAGGTCAATACTATGAAGCACAGGTACAACTATGA
- the leuS gene encoding leucine--tRNA ligase, which yields MNYNHREIEKKWQTYWLQNKTFKTEDHLGQKKFYALDMFPYPSGAGLHVGHPEGYTATDILSRYKRMQGYNVLHPMGWDAFGLPAEQYALDTGNDPAEFTRTNIQTFKRQIQELGFSYDWDRELSTTDPDYYKWTQWIFIQLYKKGLAYIDEIPVNWCEALGTVLSNEEVVDGVSERGGHPVVRRPMKQWVLRITEYADRLLEDLDDLDWPESLKDMQRNWIGRSEGAKVIYKEAKSEKAIEVFTTRPDTIYGATFLVLSPEHALVNEITTTEQSQVVKQYQDEAAKKSDLERTDLAKEKTGVFTGAYAIHPMTGEQIPIWIADYVLASYGTGAVMAVPGHDERDYEFAETFNLPVKTVIDNDADTPYYTGNGPHIHSEALNGLENEDAIAKAIQLLEEKGVGEKKVNYKLRDWLFSRQRYWGEPIPIIHWEDGSMSTIPENELPLLLPKTDQIKPSGTGESPLANIDDFVNVTDPETGMKGRRETNTMPQWAGSCWYYLRYIDPKNDQMLADPEKLKHWLPVDLYIGGVEHAVLHLLYARFWHKVLYDLGVVPTKEPFQKLFNQGMILGEGHEKMSKSKGNVVNPDDIIVSHGADTLRLYEMFMGPLEASISWSEKGLDGSRRFLDRVWRLFVNEDGTLTDKVVEDETPALQNVYHQTVKKVTEDFESLNFNTAISQLMVFINDCYKAETISRAYVEGFVKMLAPIAPHLGEELWSILGHETTITYQPWPSYDESLLEAAVVEIVLQVNGKVRAKVEIPKDLSKEEMEQMALANDSVKTVIEGKEIKKVIAVPQKLVNIVAK from the coding sequence GTGAATTACAATCATCGAGAAATTGAAAAAAAGTGGCAAACGTATTGGTTACAAAACAAAACTTTTAAAACAGAAGATCATTTAGGTCAAAAGAAATTTTATGCATTAGATATGTTCCCATATCCTTCAGGAGCGGGTTTACATGTTGGGCATCCAGAAGGCTACACTGCAACTGACATTTTGTCACGTTATAAAAGAATGCAAGGTTACAATGTGCTTCATCCGATGGGGTGGGATGCGTTTGGTTTACCTGCAGAGCAATATGCATTAGATACGGGTAATGATCCAGCAGAATTTACGCGTACAAACATCCAAACTTTTAAAAGACAAATTCAAGAGCTTGGTTTTAGTTACGATTGGGATCGTGAATTAAGTACAACAGATCCAGACTATTATAAATGGACGCAATGGATTTTTATTCAATTGTATAAAAAAGGTTTAGCTTATATCGATGAAATTCCAGTAAACTGGTGTGAAGCATTAGGTACGGTTCTATCAAATGAAGAAGTTGTAGATGGTGTATCTGAACGTGGAGGACATCCCGTTGTACGCCGCCCTATGAAACAATGGGTGCTCCGTATTACAGAGTATGCGGATCGTTTGTTAGAAGATTTAGATGATTTGGATTGGCCAGAGTCACTTAAAGACATGCAACGAAATTGGATTGGTCGTTCAGAGGGTGCCAAAGTTATTTATAAAGAAGCGAAATCGGAAAAAGCGATTGAAGTGTTTACGACGCGACCTGATACAATCTATGGTGCCACTTTCCTAGTATTAAGTCCAGAGCATGCTTTAGTCAATGAAATAACAACGACTGAACAATCGCAAGTAGTCAAACAATATCAAGACGAAGCAGCTAAAAAATCTGATTTAGAGCGTACGGATTTAGCGAAAGAAAAAACGGGTGTCTTTACAGGTGCTTATGCGATTCATCCGATGACAGGCGAACAAATTCCAATTTGGATTGCAGATTATGTGCTCGCTTCTTATGGTACTGGCGCGGTAATGGCTGTTCCTGGACACGATGAGCGTGACTATGAATTCGCTGAGACTTTTAATTTACCAGTTAAAACAGTTATCGATAATGACGCTGACACACCTTACTATACGGGTAATGGTCCGCATATTCATTCTGAAGCGCTAAATGGTCTTGAAAATGAAGATGCGATTGCGAAAGCGATTCAACTCCTTGAAGAAAAAGGTGTCGGTGAAAAGAAAGTTAATTATAAACTTCGAGATTGGTTGTTTAGTCGTCAACGTTATTGGGGTGAACCGATTCCGATTATTCATTGGGAAGATGGTTCAATGTCAACTATACCTGAAAATGAATTACCATTATTGCTTCCTAAAACGGATCAAATCAAACCTTCTGGTACAGGTGAATCTCCATTAGCAAATATAGACGATTTCGTGAATGTTACAGATCCTGAAACAGGCATGAAAGGGCGTCGAGAAACCAATACAATGCCACAATGGGCTGGAAGTTGTTGGTATTATTTACGCTATATTGATCCTAAAAATGATCAAATGTTAGCAGACCCTGAAAAATTGAAACATTGGTTACCTGTTGATTTATATATTGGCGGCGTCGAACATGCGGTATTACACTTACTCTACGCGCGTTTTTGGCATAAAGTGCTTTATGATTTAGGTGTGGTTCCAACTAAAGAGCCATTCCAAAAATTATTTAATCAAGGTATGATTTTAGGTGAAGGTCATGAGAAAATGAGTAAATCGAAAGGAAACGTCGTAAATCCTGATGATATTATTGTTTCTCATGGGGCAGATACTTTACGACTTTATGAAATGTTCATGGGACCTTTAGAAGCTTCAATCTCTTGGAGTGAAAAAGGTTTAGATGGCTCACGTCGCTTTTTAGATCGCGTTTGGCGTTTATTCGTAAATGAAGATGGTACATTAACAGATAAAGTTGTTGAAGATGAGACGCCGGCATTACAAAATGTTTATCATCAAACAGTTAAAAAAGTAACGGAAGACTTTGAATCTCTTAACTTTAATACAGCAATCAGTCAATTAATGGTATTTATCAATGATTGTTATAAAGCAGAGACGATTTCTCGTGCTTATGTAGAAGGTTTTGTTAAAATGCTAGCACCGATTGCACCACATTTAGGGGAAGAATTGTGGTCAATTTTAGGACATGAGACAACGATTACTTACCAACCATGGCCTAGTTATGATGAATCCCTTCTTGAAGCTGCAGTTGTTGAGATTGTACTACAAGTCAACGGCAAAGTCCGTGCGAAAGTTGAAATTCCTAAAGATCTGTCAAAAGAAGAAATGGAACAAATGG